From Streptomyces sp. NBC_01754, a single genomic window includes:
- a CDS encoding adenylosuccinate synthase: MPALVLLGAQWGDEGKGKATDLLGGSVDYVVRYQGGNNAGHTVVVGDQKYALHLLPSGILSPGCTPVIGNGVVVDPAVLLSELSGLNERGVDTSKLLISGNAHLITSYHTTVDKVTERFLGSRKIGTTGRGIGPTYADKINRVGIRVQDLYDESILVQKVEAALDFKNQILAKLYNRRAIESGRIVEELLTYAEQIKPYVADTTLILNDAIDEGKVVLFEGGQGTLLDVDHGTYPFVTSSNPTAGGACTGSGVGPTKISRVIGILKAYTTRVGAGPFPTELHDEDGEALRSIGGERGVTTGRDRRCGWFDAPIARYATRVNGLTDFFLTKLDVLTGWERIPVCVAYEIDGKRVEELPYSQTDFHHAKPVYEMLPGWSQDITKAKTFDDLPKNAQGYVKALEEMSGAPISAIGVGPGRTETIEINSFL, translated from the coding sequence GTGCCCGCACTTGTGCTGCTCGGTGCTCAGTGGGGTGACGAGGGCAAGGGGAAGGCCACCGACCTCCTCGGTGGATCCGTCGACTATGTGGTGCGTTACCAGGGCGGCAACAACGCCGGCCACACGGTGGTCGTTGGCGACCAGAAGTACGCACTGCATCTCCTCCCCTCCGGAATCCTGTCACCGGGGTGTACCCCGGTCATCGGTAACGGTGTCGTCGTCGACCCTGCGGTCCTGCTCTCCGAGCTGAGCGGTCTGAACGAGCGAGGCGTCGATACGTCCAAGCTCCTGATCAGCGGCAACGCTCATTTGATCACCTCGTACCACACCACGGTCGACAAGGTGACGGAACGCTTCCTCGGCTCCCGCAAGATCGGTACGACCGGTCGCGGCATCGGGCCGACGTACGCGGACAAGATCAACCGCGTCGGTATCCGGGTCCAGGACCTCTACGACGAGTCGATCCTCGTCCAGAAGGTCGAGGCGGCCCTCGACTTCAAGAACCAGATCCTCGCCAAGCTCTACAACCGGCGCGCCATCGAGTCCGGGCGCATCGTCGAGGAGCTGCTCACCTACGCGGAGCAGATCAAGCCGTACGTCGCCGACACGACGCTGATCCTGAACGACGCCATCGACGAGGGCAAGGTCGTCCTCTTCGAGGGGGGCCAGGGCACGCTGCTGGACGTCGACCACGGTACGTATCCCTTCGTCACCTCGTCGAACCCGACCGCGGGCGGCGCCTGCACCGGTTCCGGCGTGGGCCCGACGAAGATCAGCCGGGTCATCGGCATCCTCAAGGCCTATACGACGCGCGTCGGTGCCGGTCCGTTCCCGACGGAGCTGCACGACGAGGACGGCGAGGCGCTGCGCAGCATCGGCGGCGAGCGCGGTGTCACCACCGGCCGTGACCGCCGCTGCGGCTGGTTCGACGCCCCGATCGCCCGGTACGCGACCCGGGTCAACGGCCTCACCGACTTCTTCCTCACCAAGCTGGACGTGCTGACCGGCTGGGAGCGGATCCCGGTGTGCGTGGCGTACGAGATCGACGGCAAGCGCGTCGAGGAGCTCCCGTACAGCCAGACCGACTTCCACCACGCGAAGCCGGTCTACGAGATGCTGCCGGGGTGGTCGCAGGACATCACGAAGGCCAAGACCTTCGACGACCTGCCGAAGAACGCGCAGGGGTACGTGAAGGCGCTGGAGGAGATGTCCGGCGCCCCGATCTCCGCGATCGGTGTCGGCCCCGGCCGGACCGAGACGATCGAGATCAACTCCTTCCTTTAG
- a CDS encoding diacylglycerol kinase, which translates to MSAAEPPGDGDHQLLVLIDPLARRSDGESVRIAKDVLSAGADVKICLPDGPEEFARALSRRGARRPVVVGDDRALLRAVTQLHRERELAGGALGLVPVGSAPSLELAHALGVPRGAVAAARTALDGTTRRLDLLVDDSDGVVLGTVRVPAPEPGPNHFGVTAVLDTWRTLITALRPSPPPPPPALPPRAHRLRIEGDGVLLNDLDRPVDGLSVATQGDGGLADVVIRTTCGRTVTAEVKAVTVSGPDFRYHADIQAAGPVRTRTWTVRAGAWGLVLPVAPGR; encoded by the coding sequence GTGTCGGCTGCAGAGCCCCCCGGCGACGGCGACCACCAGCTACTCGTACTCATCGACCCCCTGGCCAGGCGCAGCGACGGCGAGTCCGTCCGCATCGCGAAGGACGTGCTGAGCGCGGGTGCGGACGTGAAGATCTGCCTCCCGGACGGCCCGGAGGAGTTCGCCCGGGCCCTGTCCCGGCGGGGCGCCCGCAGGCCCGTGGTGGTCGGCGACGACCGCGCCCTGCTGCGGGCGGTGACCCAGCTCCATCGTGAGAGGGAGCTGGCCGGGGGCGCACTCGGCCTGGTCCCGGTCGGCTCCGCGCCCTCGCTGGAGCTCGCGCACGCGCTCGGCGTGCCCAGGGGCGCGGTGGCGGCGGCGCGCACGGCGCTCGACGGCACCACGCGCCGGCTCGACCTGCTGGTCGACGACAGCGACGGCGTCGTCCTGGGCACGGTGCGCGTCCCGGCCCCGGAACCGGGACCGAACCACTTCGGCGTCACGGCGGTCCTGGACACCTGGCGCACCCTGATAACGGCCCTGCGGCCTTCGCCGCCTCCGCCGCCCCCCGCTCTCCCACCGCGCGCGCACCGCCTGCGGATCGAGGGGGACGGGGTCCTGCTGAACGACCTGGACCGGCCGGTCGACGGCCTCTCGGTGGCCACGCAGGGCGACGGCGGCCTGGCGGACGTGGTGATCCGGACCACGTGCGGCCGGACGGTCACGGCGGAGGTCAAGGCGGTCACGGTCTCCGGCCCGGACTTCCGCTACCACGCCGACATACAGGCCGCGGGCCCGGTCCGCACCCGCACCTGGACGGTCCGCGCGGGGGCGTGGGGGCTGGTGCTCCCGGTGGCGCCCGGAAGATGA
- a CDS encoding cytochrome P450, translating to MHVSFDPWSPAFVADPYPAYAALRATGRAHYFEPTRQWLIPHYSDVSGLLRDRRLGRTYLHRFSHEEFGLDEPAADHEPFHTLNGNGILDLEAPDHTRIRRLVAKAFTPRRVEALAPTVERLAAGLVEEFVEAGGGDLLTAVAEPLPVAVIAEMLGVPEADRALLRPWSAAICGMFELNPPQETARAAVRASVEFSAYLRELIAARRASPGPDLITALIAAHDEDDRLSEQEIVSTCVLLLNAGHEATVNATVNGWRVLFRNPEQLALLRGDHGLLPSAVEELLRYDTPVPMFARWVLDDIEVDGTLIPRGAQVALLFASANRDPARFPDAEVLDLSRQDNPHISFGAGIHYCLGAPLARLEMAASFGALLRRAPRMRLVEEPEWKPGFVIRGLGGLRVEV from the coding sequence ATGCACGTGTCCTTCGACCCCTGGTCACCGGCGTTCGTCGCCGACCCGTACCCCGCCTACGCCGCGCTGCGCGCCACCGGCCGGGCGCACTACTTCGAGCCGACCCGGCAGTGGCTGATCCCGCACTACTCCGACGTGTCCGGGCTGCTGCGCGACCGGCGGCTCGGCCGGACGTATCTGCACCGCTTCAGCCACGAGGAGTTCGGCCTCGACGAACCTGCCGCCGACCACGAGCCGTTCCACACGCTCAACGGGAACGGGATCCTCGACCTGGAGGCGCCCGACCACACCCGCATCCGGCGGCTGGTGGCCAAGGCGTTCACCCCCCGCCGGGTCGAGGCACTCGCCCCGACCGTGGAGCGGCTCGCCGCCGGACTCGTGGAGGAGTTCGTGGAGGCGGGCGGCGGTGACCTGCTCACCGCCGTCGCCGAACCGCTGCCGGTGGCCGTCATCGCCGAGATGCTCGGGGTCCCGGAGGCCGACCGGGCGCTGCTGAGGCCCTGGTCGGCGGCGATCTGCGGGATGTTCGAGCTGAACCCGCCCCAGGAGACGGCACGGGCCGCCGTCCGCGCCTCGGTCGAGTTCTCGGCGTATCTGCGCGAGCTGATCGCCGCCCGGCGCGCGAGTCCGGGGCCGGACCTGATCACCGCGCTCATCGCCGCCCACGACGAGGACGACCGGCTGAGCGAGCAGGAGATCGTCTCCACCTGCGTACTGCTGCTGAACGCCGGTCACGAGGCGACGGTCAACGCGACCGTCAACGGCTGGCGGGTGCTCTTCCGGAACCCGGAGCAACTGGCCCTGCTGCGCGGCGATCACGGGCTGCTGCCGAGCGCGGTGGAGGAGTTGCTGCGGTACGACACCCCGGTGCCCATGTTCGCGCGCTGGGTCCTGGACGACATCGAGGTGGACGGCACGCTGATCCCGCGCGGTGCGCAGGTCGCCCTGCTCTTCGCCTCGGCCAACCGGGACCCGGCGCGCTTCCCGGACGCCGAGGTGCTGGACCTCTCCCGGCAGGACAACCCGCACATCTCGTTCGGGGCGGGGATCCACTACTGCCTGGGCGCCCCGCTGGCCCGGCTGGAGATGGCGGCGTCGTTCGGCGCGCTGCTGCGCCGCGCGCCGAGGATGCGGCTGGTCGAGGAGCCGGAGTGGAAGCCGGGGTTCGTGATCAGGGGGCTCGGGGGGCTACGGGTCGAGGTCTGA
- a CDS encoding response regulator transcription factor, whose amino-acid sequence MSASTIRVLIVDDQMMVREGFSVLLNAMPGIEVVGEAVDGRQAVSQVAALRPDVVLMDIRMPELNGIEATREIVAADADAKVLVLTTFDLDEYVYQALRAGASGFLLKDASARQLADGVRVVASGEALLAPAVTRRLITEFSKIAEAPRAPAMARVGDLTERETEVLVLIAQGLSNMEIASHLVVAESTIKTHVSRVLVKLGLRDRTQAAVFAYEARLVTPG is encoded by the coding sequence GTGAGCGCGTCCACCATCCGGGTGCTGATCGTCGACGACCAGATGATGGTCCGCGAGGGCTTCTCCGTGCTGCTCAACGCGATGCCGGGCATCGAGGTCGTGGGCGAGGCCGTCGACGGCCGGCAGGCCGTGTCACAGGTCGCGGCCCTGCGGCCCGACGTCGTCCTGATGGACATCCGGATGCCCGAGCTCAACGGCATCGAGGCCACCCGCGAGATCGTCGCCGCCGACGCGGACGCCAAGGTGCTCGTGCTGACCACCTTCGACCTCGACGAGTACGTGTACCAGGCGCTGCGCGCGGGGGCCTCCGGCTTCCTGCTGAAGGACGCGTCCGCCCGCCAGCTGGCCGACGGGGTACGGGTGGTGGCGAGCGGGGAGGCGCTGCTCGCGCCGGCCGTGACCCGGCGACTGATCACCGAGTTCTCCAAGATCGCCGAGGCGCCGAGGGCGCCCGCCATGGCCCGGGTCGGCGACCTCACCGAACGGGAGACGGAGGTGCTCGTGCTGATCGCCCAGGGCCTGTCGAACATGGAGATCGCCTCGCACCTGGTGGTCGCCGAGTCGACGATCAAGACGCACGTCAGCCGCGTCCTGGTGAAGCTCGGGCTGCGGGACCGCACCCAGGCGGCGGTGTTCGCGTACGAGGCCAGGCTGGTCACCCCCGGGTAG
- a CDS encoding sensor histidine kinase, translated as MTETKSRSPEYRAAAGAIEGLRQDLLHNVLDYRPLGPLGTDGPVIRRLPKSLTKGAVWFPHAVVGLVALIALLNGVFAANTYSPFGIATVVTAFLPAATLAMTLVRPLLAFWVSVASTPVVALVGQGGWPWAPAAFVCHLGVLVVVAARTRPRTGAWMWLITALVGSFLDFGGSSSSSTVGMVFFSAIALLVVTVVQTRRDATREVTVQRTVTALERDRRTLLEERTTIARELHDVVAHHMSVVAIQAEAAPYRVENPPPELEQAFVTIRENAVAALTELRRVLGVVRAEDQAAPDAPQPTLAELDRLLDNVREAGLGTEKTVTGAVRVLPQGVELSAYRIVQEALSNTLRHAPGASAKVEIGYVLGGLGLRIVNGPAEGLVKPSPGAGHGVAGMRERVGMLNGEMTAGATEDGGFEVAVFLPVPVEHDRAADEVAA; from the coding sequence GTGACCGAGACCAAGAGCAGAAGCCCGGAGTACCGGGCGGCCGCCGGAGCGATAGAGGGCCTGCGGCAGGACCTTCTCCACAACGTGCTCGACTACCGCCCGCTGGGGCCGCTGGGCACCGACGGGCCGGTGATCCGACGGCTGCCGAAGTCCCTCACGAAGGGCGCCGTGTGGTTCCCGCACGCGGTGGTGGGCCTGGTCGCGCTGATCGCGCTGCTGAACGGTGTCTTCGCGGCGAACACCTACTCCCCGTTCGGGATCGCGACGGTCGTCACCGCGTTCCTGCCGGCCGCCACGCTGGCGATGACGCTGGTCCGCCCCCTCCTCGCGTTCTGGGTGTCGGTCGCCTCGACCCCGGTGGTGGCCCTGGTGGGCCAGGGGGGCTGGCCCTGGGCACCGGCCGCCTTCGTCTGCCACCTGGGAGTGCTGGTCGTCGTCGCGGCGCGGACCCGTCCGCGTACCGGCGCCTGGATGTGGCTGATCACCGCGCTGGTCGGTTCCTTCCTCGACTTCGGCGGCAGCTCCTCCTCCAGCACCGTCGGCATGGTCTTCTTCTCCGCGATCGCCCTGCTCGTCGTGACGGTGGTGCAGACCCGCCGGGACGCCACGCGGGAGGTGACCGTGCAGCGCACCGTCACCGCCCTGGAACGCGACCGGCGCACCCTGCTGGAGGAGCGCACCACCATCGCGCGGGAACTGCACGACGTCGTCGCCCACCACATGTCCGTCGTCGCGATCCAGGCCGAGGCCGCCCCGTACCGGGTGGAGAACCCGCCGCCCGAACTGGAGCAGGCCTTCGTCACCATCCGCGAGAACGCGGTCGCCGCCCTCACCGAGCTCCGCCGGGTGCTCGGCGTCGTACGGGCGGAGGACCAGGCGGCCCCGGACGCCCCGCAGCCCACGCTGGCGGAGCTCGACCGGCTGCTGGACAACGTCCGGGAGGCGGGACTGGGGACGGAGAAGACCGTGACGGGGGCGGTCCGCGTCCTGCCGCAGGGCGTCGAGCTGTCGGCGTACCGGATCGTGCAGGAGGCGCTGAGCAACACGCTCCGGCACGCGCCCGGCGCGTCCGCGAAGGTGGAGATCGGATACGTGCTCGGGGGACTGGGGCTGCGCATCGTGAACGGGCCCGCCGAGGGCCTGGTGAAGCCCTCGCCGGGGGCCGGGCACGGGGTCGCGGGGATGCGGGAGCGGGTGGGGATGCTGAACGGCGAGATGACGGCCGGGGCGACGGAGGACGGCGGCTTCGAGGTCGCGGTGTTCCTGCCCGTGCCCGTGGAGCACGACCGCGCGGCGGACGAGGTGGCCGCGTGA
- a CDS encoding alpha/beta hydrolase family protein, translating to MSDSAARDRDAAETESVLACPEVAPDRSAAYGGHPDQVVDFFAPRDGRDGAPLVVVLHGGAWRAPYDRRHVSPFADFLARRGFAVASVEYRRGGGIPRQGADGPVAGRWPETFDDVAAAMDALPVLAARELPRADVRRTVVTGHSAGGQLALWAAARHVLPQGSAWRLPAPPPLRGVVALAPIGDFGSAVERDVCSGALHQLLGGAEHFAERRAYADPAALLPTGIATAVVQGAWDLTVPQAVTEAFVDAAARAGEPVGLTVLEGVGHFPLIDPSADACAVVAEEIAQLAW from the coding sequence ATGTCGGATTCTGCCGCGCGGGACCGGGACGCCGCCGAGACCGAGTCGGTCCTCGCGTGTCCCGAGGTCGCCCCGGACCGGTCCGCGGCCTACGGCGGCCACCCCGACCAGGTCGTCGACTTCTTCGCGCCCCGCGACGGCCGGGACGGCGCCCCGCTCGTCGTGGTCCTGCACGGCGGTGCCTGGCGGGCCCCGTACGACCGGCGTCATGTGTCACCGTTCGCGGACTTCCTGGCGCGGCGCGGGTTCGCGGTGGCCAGCGTGGAGTACCGGCGCGGCGGCGGCATCCCGCGCCAGGGCGCGGACGGGCCCGTGGCGGGTCGCTGGCCCGAGACCTTCGACGACGTGGCCGCCGCGATGGACGCCCTGCCGGTGCTGGCCGCCCGGGAGCTGCCGCGGGCCGACGTGCGCAGGACCGTGGTCACCGGGCACTCGGCGGGCGGGCAGCTCGCGCTGTGGGCCGCCGCCCGGCACGTACTGCCGCAGGGGTCCGCGTGGCGGCTGCCCGCGCCGCCGCCGCTGCGCGGAGTCGTCGCGCTGGCACCGATCGGTGACTTCGGGAGCGCGGTGGAGCGGGACGTGTGCTCCGGGGCGCTCCACCAACTCCTGGGCGGCGCGGAGCACTTCGCGGAACGCCGGGCTTACGCCGACCCCGCGGCGCTGCTTCCGACCGGGATCGCGACCGCCGTCGTGCAGGGCGCCTGGGACCTCACCGTGCCGCAGGCGGTGACCGAGGCGTTCGTGGACGCGGCGGCCAGGGCGGGGGAGCCGGTGGGGCTGACGGTGCTGGAAGGGGTCGGCCACTTCCCGCTCATCGATCCCTCGGCGGACGCCTGCGCGGTGGTGGCCGAGGAGATCGCCCAGCTCGCCTGGTAG
- the kynU gene encoding kynureninase has product MSDLEERARALDTADELAAHRELFALDDTVYLDGNSLGALPRHVPGRMRDVLTRQWGELRIRSWEESRWWTAPERIGDRIAPLVGAAPGRIVVGDSTSVNVFKAVVAATRLAPGDRDEIVLDATTFPTDGYIAESAARMTGHRLVVADPLDVPEALGPRTALVLLNHVDYRTGRLQDLPGLTAAAHAAGALAVWDVCHSAGALPVGLDAHGVDLAVGCTYKYLNGGPGSPAFLYVAERHQAAFDSPLPGWTSHADPFAMERGYIPAEGSGRGRVGTPDILSMLALEASLDVWEGVTMAAVRAKSLALTDFFLECVGAYVPEGRVTSLTPAAHARRGSQVSLRCEDATGVMGALIARGVVGDLRRPDVLRFGFTPLYVGFADAERAARTLAEVLEG; this is encoded by the coding sequence ATGTCTGACCTGGAGGAGCGCGCCCGGGCGCTCGACACCGCCGACGAACTGGCCGCACACCGGGAGCTGTTCGCCCTCGACGACACCGTCTACCTCGACGGCAACTCGCTGGGCGCGCTGCCCCGCCACGTCCCCGGCCGTATGCGCGACGTCCTCACCCGCCAGTGGGGCGAGCTGCGCATCCGTTCCTGGGAGGAGAGCCGCTGGTGGACCGCGCCCGAGCGGATCGGCGACCGGATCGCCCCGCTGGTCGGGGCCGCCCCCGGCCGGATCGTGGTCGGGGACTCGACCAGCGTGAACGTCTTCAAGGCGGTCGTCGCCGCGACCCGCCTGGCCCCCGGTGACCGGGACGAGATCGTGCTCGACGCGACGACGTTCCCCACCGACGGGTACATCGCCGAGTCGGCGGCCCGGATGACGGGGCACCGCCTCGTCGTGGCCGACCCGCTCGACGTGCCGGAGGCGCTCGGCCCGCGTACCGCGCTGGTCCTGCTCAACCACGTCGACTACCGCACCGGCCGGCTCCAGGACCTGCCCGGTCTCACCGCCGCCGCCCACGCGGCGGGCGCCCTCGCGGTGTGGGACGTGTGCCACAGCGCGGGCGCCCTGCCCGTCGGGCTCGACGCCCACGGGGTGGACCTGGCCGTCGGCTGCACCTACAAGTACCTGAACGGCGGCCCCGGTTCGCCCGCCTTCCTGTACGTGGCCGAGCGCCATCAGGCGGCCTTCGACTCGCCGCTGCCCGGCTGGACCTCGCATGCCGACCCCTTCGCGATGGAACGGGGCTACATCCCCGCCGAAGGGTCGGGACGCGGCCGGGTCGGCACCCCGGACATCCTCTCCATGCTGGCGCTGGAGGCGTCGCTCGACGTGTGGGAGGGCGTCACCATGGCGGCCGTGCGCGCCAAGTCGCTGGCGCTGACGGACTTCTTCCTGGAGTGCGTCGGCGCGTACGTCCCCGAGGGCCGGGTCACCTCCCTCACCCCGGCCGCCCACGCGCGGCGCGGCAGCCAGGTCTCGCTGCGGTGCGAGGACGCGACCGGGGTGATGGGCGCGCTCATCGCACGTGGAGTGGTCGGAGACCTGCGCCGACCGGACGTCCTGCGCTTCGGCTTCACCCCGCTGTACGTCGGCTTCGCGGACGCCGAGCGGGCGGCGCGGACCCTGGCGGAGGTGCTGGAGGGGTAA
- a CDS encoding tryptophan 2,3-dioxygenase family protein: protein MSTFHPDPEATGADTPHLDFAGTTPYEDYVQADVLTHLQHLRSDDPGEMVFLVTTQVMELWFTVIVHEWETATHALREDRVPAARDALKRSLRELEALNASWRPLAGLTPAQFNSYRGSLGEGSGFQSAMYRRMEFLLGDKSASMLVPHRGAPRVHAELEKALHEPGLYDEALALLARRGYAVPRSVLERDLSQKYEPSPAVEAVWAEIYAGPDQNAELVRLGEVLTDVGELVWRWRNDHLTATRRAMGSKTGTGGSAGVAWLEKRATKSVFPELWTARSHV from the coding sequence ATGTCGACGTTTCACCCCGACCCCGAAGCCACCGGTGCGGACACCCCGCACCTCGACTTCGCGGGAACGACCCCGTACGAGGACTACGTCCAGGCGGACGTCCTGACCCACCTCCAGCATCTGCGCTCGGACGATCCCGGCGAGATGGTCTTCCTGGTCACCACCCAGGTCATGGAGCTGTGGTTCACGGTCATCGTCCACGAGTGGGAGACCGCCACGCACGCGCTGCGTGAGGACCGTGTTCCCGCCGCCCGCGACGCGCTGAAGCGCTCGCTGCGGGAACTGGAGGCGCTGAACGCGTCCTGGAGGCCGCTGGCCGGCCTCACCCCCGCCCAGTTCAACTCCTACCGCGGTTCGCTCGGCGAGGGCTCCGGGTTCCAGTCGGCCATGTACCGGCGGATGGAGTTCCTGCTCGGCGACAAGTCCGCGTCCATGCTGGTGCCGCACCGGGGCGCGCCCCGCGTCCACGCCGAGCTGGAGAAGGCGCTGCACGAGCCCGGTCTGTACGACGAGGCGCTGGCCCTGCTCGCCCGGCGCGGGTACGCCGTGCCGCGGTCGGTGCTGGAGCGGGACCTGTCGCAGAAGTACGAACCGTCGCCCGCCGTCGAGGCGGTGTGGGCGGAGATCTACGCCGGTCCGGACCAGAACGCCGAGCTCGTCCGGCTCGGCGAGGTGCTGACCGACGTCGGTGAGCTGGTGTGGCGCTGGCGCAACGACCACCTCACCGCCACCCGCCGCGCGATGGGTTCCAAGACCGGCACCGGCGGGTCGGCCGGGGTCGCCTGGCTGGAGAAGCGGGCCACCAAGAGCGTGTTCCCCGAGCTGTGGACGGCGCGCAGCCATGTCTGA
- a CDS encoding DUF3151 domain-containing protein: MSIHENLLGGPAPTHLPDDPEPRELLAADTAPADVAAKYPMSSLAWAQLADEAFEGGRVVESYAYARTGYHRGLDALRRAGWKGHGPVPFEHEPNRGFLRALHALARAAQAIGEQEEYERCSTFLRDSSQTAADTLG; this comes from the coding sequence ATGTCCATCCACGAGAACCTGCTCGGGGGCCCTGCCCCGACCCATCTGCCCGACGACCCGGAGCCGCGTGAGCTGCTCGCCGCCGACACGGCGCCCGCCGATGTAGCCGCGAAGTACCCTATGTCCTCCCTGGCGTGGGCGCAGCTCGCCGACGAGGCGTTCGAGGGCGGCCGGGTCGTCGAGTCGTACGCGTACGCCCGCACCGGCTACCACCGCGGTCTCGACGCCCTGCGCCGGGCGGGCTGGAAGGGCCACGGCCCCGTCCCGTTCGAGCACGAGCCGAACCGCGGTTTCCTGCGTGCCCTGCACGCCCTCGCGCGCGCCGCGCAGGCCATCGGTGAACAGGAGGAGTACGAGCGCTGCTCGACGTTCCTGCGCGACTCCTCCCAGACGGCCGCCGACACCCTCGGCTGA
- a CDS encoding MFS transporter — MGDVTDGGGIRVASATGRWVILATVLGSSMAMLDSTVVNVALPRIGRDLGTDMAALQWTVNAYMLTLAGLILLGGALGDRFGRRRVFVVGIVWFAVASLCCGLAPNAGVLVAARALQGMGGALLTPGSLALIQASFQEDDRARAVGLWSGLGGVGSAIGPFVGGWLVDGPGWRWVFLLNLPLAAICVPVALRHVPESRNPAAHGRFDVRGAVCAALALALVTYALIEVPAQGASAVVVGAAVAGVVLGGAFVRLERRLADPMVPPSIFSSRQFTAVNVVTFCVYAALGGFFFLSAIQLQVVAGYSALGAGTALLPTTVLMLLFSASAGDLGRRIGPRIPLTVGPLVAATGMLLMLRVGEGASYGADVLPAVVVLGTGMVVLVAPLTASVLAAVDTGRAGLASGINNAAARAAGLLAVAALPLLAGMGPEAYRDAGEFAATFRRAMPLCAGLLVVGSAVAWWAVRAPLTPKPQPSCPMHCGVSAPPLEPEGGSRHT; from the coding sequence ATGGGAGATGTCACGGACGGTGGCGGGATCCGGGTCGCCTCGGCGACCGGTCGGTGGGTGATTCTGGCGACCGTGCTGGGATCGAGCATGGCCATGCTCGACTCCACGGTGGTCAACGTCGCCCTGCCCCGGATCGGGCGGGACCTCGGCACCGACATGGCCGCGCTCCAGTGGACCGTCAACGCCTACATGCTCACCCTCGCCGGGCTGATCCTGCTCGGCGGGGCGCTCGGGGACCGGTTCGGCAGGCGGCGGGTGTTCGTCGTCGGGATCGTCTGGTTCGCCGTGGCCTCGCTGTGCTGCGGGCTGGCCCCGAACGCGGGCGTCCTCGTCGCGGCCCGTGCGCTCCAGGGCATGGGCGGTGCCCTGCTCACCCCCGGCTCGCTGGCGCTCATCCAGGCGAGCTTCCAGGAGGACGACCGGGCACGCGCCGTCGGGCTCTGGTCGGGGCTCGGCGGGGTCGGGTCGGCGATCGGGCCGTTCGTCGGGGGCTGGCTCGTGGACGGGCCGGGATGGCGGTGGGTGTTCCTGCTCAATCTGCCGCTCGCCGCGATCTGTGTGCCCGTCGCCCTGCGCCACGTACCGGAGTCCCGGAATCCGGCGGCCCACGGGCGCTTCGACGTGCGCGGGGCGGTGTGCGCCGCCCTCGCGCTCGCCCTGGTCACGTACGCCCTGATCGAGGTGCCGGCGCAGGGCGCGTCGGCCGTCGTCGTGGGGGCCGCGGTCGCCGGAGTGGTGCTGGGCGGCGCCTTCGTACGGCTGGAGCGGCGGCTGGCCGATCCGATGGTGCCGCCGTCGATCTTCTCGTCCCGGCAGTTCACCGCCGTCAACGTCGTGACGTTCTGCGTGTACGCGGCCCTCGGCGGGTTCTTCTTCCTCTCCGCGATCCAGCTCCAGGTCGTCGCCGGTTACTCGGCGCTGGGCGCGGGCACGGCGCTGCTGCCGACGACGGTCCTCATGCTGCTCTTCTCCGCCTCCGCCGGGGACCTCGGCCGGCGCATCGGCCCCCGTATTCCGCTGACCGTGGGGCCGCTGGTGGCCGCCACCGGGATGCTGCTGATGCTGCGGGTCGGCGAGGGTGCCTCGTACGGGGCTGACGTGCTGCCCGCCGTCGTGGTGCTGGGCACCGGCATGGTCGTCCTGGTGGCACCGCTCACCGCGAGCGTGCTGGCCGCCGTGGACACCGGGCGGGCCGGGCTCGCCAGCGGGATCAACAACGCGGCGGCCCGGGCGGCCGGGCTGCTCGCGGTGGCGGCGCTGCCGCTGCTGGCCGGGATGGGCCCGGAGGCCTACCGGGACGCCGGGGAGTTCGCCGCGACGTTCCGGAGGGCGATGCCTCTGTGCGCCGGGTTGCTCGTCGTGGGCTCGGCCGTCGCCTGGTGGGCGGTACGGGCGCCTCTGACACCGAAGCCGCAGCCCTCCTGCCCGATGCACTGCGGGGTCTCGGCCCCGCCCTTGGAGCCGGAAGGCGGATCCAGGCACACTTGA